The Mesomycoplasma flocculare ATCC 27399 genome includes a window with the following:
- a CDS encoding PTS transporter subunit EIIB, translated as MKLISKIIYLLLQIFSFGFFAKYIKKKHNKINSDFIYEKKFDFKIEELVNLLGGKVNIEKSDFTISRLRIKLKSTENLDFEKIKKLKGISGIFVSSDMLNLIVGNKSKAIWKAINNFE; from the coding sequence ATGAAGCTAATTTCCAAAATCATTTATTTACTTTTGCAAATTTTTAGTTTTGGTTTTTTTGCCAAATATATTAAAAAAAAACATAATAAAATAAATTCTGATTTTATTTATGAAAAAAAATTTGACTTTAAAATCGAGGAATTAGTTAATTTGTTAGGTGGAAAAGTAAATATCGAAAAAAGTGATTTTACTATTTCTCGGCTAAGAATTAAATTGAAATCAACAGAGAATCTCGATTTTGAAAAAATCAAGAAATTAAAAGGAATTTCTGGAATTTTTGTAAGTTCAGATATGTTGAATTTAATAGTTGGCAATAAATCAAAAGCCATTTGAAAAGCTATAAATAATTTTGAATAA